The following nucleotide sequence is from Chromobacterium rhizoryzae.
TGGGCCTGCTGACCACCGCGCTGGCGGCCGCGCCGATGATCCGCTTCCTGGTCATAGGCTGGGGCGCCCGCTACGAGGAATTCCGCAACCGGCTCAACAACGGCGCGCTGATCTATTATCTGCGCCAGTTCTGGCAGCCGCGCACCGACAAACACCCGCAGCTGAACGCCTGGCCGCTGCCGGAAAACGAGGAGGTGGAGGCCGCCGCCGAGCAATTGTTCGAACAGATCTACCGCGAGCACTACGGCCGCGCCGCCTTTCTCACCCCGATGATGCTGATGCTGATCGCCACCCTGTGCATGAGCGTGCTTTATCTGCTCGCCGTCAACGGGCAGCTGGACCTGCCCTTCGGCACCCAGATCGTCTGCGCCGCCATCGCCGGCGCCTATCTGTTCGTGGTCAGCGATATGGTGCTGAGCGTGCGCAAGCGCAGCCTCAATGTGGCGGACGTGTACTGGTACGCGCTGCGCATGATGCTGGCCATTCCCATCGGCGCGGCCGTCAGCGCCGCCGGCGACTCCGAAACCGTCTCCGCCGCGCAGACCGTGGCCGCCTTCGCCGTCGGCGCCTTTCCGATGGACTCCCTGTTCAAGCTGCTGCGCCGGCTGGTGGCGCTGAACCTGAACGCCAAGGAACAGCCGCAGGAAAACGACCAACTGATCCAGCTGGAAGGCGTGACCGCCAATATTTCCGCCGCGCTGGCGGCCGAGGGCGTCAACTCGATAGAACAATTGGTGTGCATAGACCCGGTGCTGCTCTCCATCCGCACCGGCTTTCCGTTCAAGTTCGTGTTGCGGCTGGGCTCCCAGGCCATCGTCTGGCGGCACTTCGGCCAACACGCCGCCGCCCTGTCCGCCATGGGGCTGGCGGACGCGCCCGCCATCGTCACCCTCAACGAGATGCTGAAAAAAGAAGCGGGCTCGGCGCTGCGCCAGCAGGCGGACAATGTGGTCGCCGACATCGTCGCCCGCTTGCAGGCCAAAGACGGCGCCGCGCTCTCTGCCGACACCGTCAAATTCAACTTCCGCCAGGTGGGCAAGGAAAACTACACCCGCTTTCTGATGGCGGCGCAAAAACAGGGCGGCTACGCCCGGCCGCCCTTGCGGCCGGTGCACGGTTTCCCGCACGCGGCCTGAGAACCCCTTGACGGTCAAGCGCGTCTCAGGCCTGGGCCTCCAGCACGCATTTGGCGATCTGCGCGTCCTGCACCGCCAGTCCGGTCAGGTCCGCCAGCGTGATCTCGTCCTCGCTTTGCCGGCCCGCCAGCTCGCCGGCCAGCACCCGCCCCAGCTCCGCCAAGCGTTCGCGCTCCAGCAGGCCGGCGGCCAGCGCGTGCGACACCTCGCCGTAAGCCGCGCACTGCGCGACGGAGTCCACCACGATGCGGTCCGCGGTGGCCACCCATTCCGTCTCCAGTTCCTGCTTGCCGGCGGCGTCCGCGCCCACCGCGGTGACATGGCTGCCGGGCCGCAGCCAGCCGGCCCGCAGAATGGGCCGGGCGGACGGCGTGCAGGTGACGATCAGCCGGCAGGCGCGCGCCAGCGGCTCCGCGTCCAGCGTGGTCCGCACACGGTAGCCCTCGGCTTCGAACTCGGCGGCGAAAGCCGCCAGTTCGGTCTCGGAACGCCCCCACACCCACGTCTCCCGGCACGGCGTCACCGCCTGCAAGGCGCGCAATTGCAAGCGCGCCTGCAAGCCGGTGCCGACAATGCCTATCGCCTCCACCCGGCTGGGCGCCAAGACCCGCGCCGCCAGCCTGCCGGCCAGCGCGGTGCGCCAGGCGGTGAGCCAGCCCTCGTCCCGCAGCAGCGCCAACGGCGCGCCGGTGCGGGCGCAGAAGCACAGCACCAGGCCCTGATTGCTGGGCAGGCCGCGCTTGGGATTGTCGTAGAAACCGGACGACACCTTGACCGCGAACAGGCTCTCGCCCTCCACATAGCCGGATTTCACGCAGCAATCGCCGTTGGCCGCGGCAAAGGCGAAATGCTGCACCGGCGGCAGTTGCGCGCGGCCGGCGGAATAGGCGATGAAACCCTGGCGCAGCAGCGCTTCCGCCCGCTCCAGATCCAGCCGCGCCAGGATTTCATCCTTGTTGAAGGTTTTCATGACACCGCCTTCAAAAACTTATCCAGCACGATGTTGCGGCCGCACAGCACCACCGCCACCTTTTTGCCCTGGTAGCGCGGCGCCTGCCGCAACAGGCCGGCCAGCGCCACGCCCGCCGCGCCCTCCGTCATCCAGCGCTCGCTTTGGGCCAGCAAGCGCAGCGCCGCGCGGATCTCCGCCTCGCTGACCAGCGCGCAACGGCGGATCAAGGCCTGGCACAGCTCGAAAGTCACCGCGCCCGGCTCCACCCCGCCGGCGGTGCCGTCGGACAGGGTGTCGCCCTCGTCCACCTCGACGATGCGGCCGGCTTGCAGGCTGGCGTGCATGGTGGCCGCCGCCTCCGGCCAGCAGCCCACCAGTTCCGCGCCGGGCGCCAGGCGCCGCAAGGCCGCGCCGATGCCGGAAATCAGGCCGCCGCCGCCCACGGAGACAAAGACCGCGTCCAGCTCCGGGCACTGCTCGGCCAGTTCCATGCCCACCGTGCCCTGGCCGGCCACCACGTCCAGATCGTTGTACGGCGACACAAAGGGCAGACCCGCCCGCCGCGCCGCCTCGCCGGCGCTCAGTTCCGCCTCCAGCGCGCCGCCGTCCACCAGCTTGAGCTCCGCGCCCAGCGCGCGGATGGCGTCCAGCTTCACCGCGGCGGCGGACGCCGGCGCGTACACCGTCACCGGCACTTGCAACAGCCCGCCGGCCAAGGCCACCGCCTGGCCGTGGTTGCCGGTGGACGCGGCGATCACCCCTTCCCGCCGCGCCGCCGGGTCCAGCAGCCGCAGCTTGTTGCTGGCGCCGCGGAATTTGAAGGAGCCGGTGCGCTGCAGATGCTCGCACTTCAGATACACCTCGCAGCCGGTCAGGGCGGACAAGGCCGGGCTGTGCTCCAGCGGCGTGACCCGCGCCTGCGGGCGGATGGCTTGGTGGGCGGCGGCGATGGCGTCGAACAGGGAATCCAGTGTCATGCTTGCTCCTTCAGCTCTTTCAAATGCTTGAAAACCGTGGCGCGGCCCATGCCCAGCACATTGGCCACGTAGTTGGCGGCGTTCTTGCCGCGAAACGCGCCCTCGTGCAGCAGCGCCTCCACCAGCTCGCGCTTGTGCTCGCGGTTGAGAATGGACAGGCTCAGCTGGCGCTGTTGCAGCCAGCCGTGGATGAAACGGTTGATGCGCTCCTGCCAGTCGTCCTCGAACAACAAGGCCGGCTGC
It contains:
- a CDS encoding ornithine cyclodeaminase family protein; its protein translation is MKTFNKDEILARLDLERAEALLRQGFIAYSAGRAQLPPVQHFAFAAANGDCCVKSGYVEGESLFAVKVSSGFYDNPKRGLPSNQGLVLCFCARTGAPLALLRDEGWLTAWRTALAGRLAARVLAPSRVEAIGIVGTGLQARLQLRALQAVTPCRETWVWGRSETELAAFAAEFEAEGYRVRTTLDAEPLARACRLIVTCTPSARPILRAGWLRPGSHVTAVGADAAGKQELETEWVATADRIVVDSVAQCAAYGEVSHALAAGLLERERLAELGRVLAGELAGRQSEDEITLADLTGLAVQDAQIAKCVLEAQA
- a CDS encoding threonine/serine dehydratase, which codes for MTLDSLFDAIAAAHQAIRPQARVTPLEHSPALSALTGCEVYLKCEHLQRTGSFKFRGASNKLRLLDPAARREGVIAASTGNHGQAVALAGGLLQVPVTVYAPASAAAVKLDAIRALGAELKLVDGGALEAELSAGEAARRAGLPFVSPYNDLDVVAGQGTVGMELAEQCPELDAVFVSVGGGGLISGIGAALRRLAPGAELVGCWPEAAATMHASLQAGRIVEVDEGDTLSDGTAGGVEPGAVTFELCQALIRRCALVSEAEIRAALRLLAQSERWMTEGAAGVALAGLLRQAPRYQGKKVAVVLCGRNIVLDKFLKAVS